One Equus caballus isolate H_3958 breed thoroughbred chromosome 17, TB-T2T, whole genome shotgun sequence DNA window includes the following coding sequences:
- the SLC25A15 gene encoding solute carrier family 25 member 15 produces MKSNPAIQAAIDLTAGAAGGTACVLTGQPFDTLKVKMQTFPKLYRGLTDCCLKTYSQVGFRGFYRGTSPALIANIAENSVLFMCYGFCQQVVRKAVGLDKQAKLSDLHNAAAGSFASAFAALVLCPTELVKCRLQTMYEMQMSGKIAKSQNTVWSVVKSILRKDGPLGFYHGLSSTLLREVPGYFFFFGGYELSRSFFASGRSKDELGPVPLMLSGGVGGICLWLAVYPVDCIKSRIQVLSMSGKQAGFLGTFITVVRNEGIMALYSGLKPTTIRAFPANGALFLAYEYSRKLLMSQFAAY; encoded by the exons ATGAAGTCCAATCCTGCCATCCAAGCTGCCATTGACCTCACTGCCGGGGCCGCAG GGGGCACAGCGTGCGTTCTGACGGGGCAGCCCTTCGACACACTGAAGGTGAAGATGCAGACGTTCCCCAAGCTGTACAGAGGGCTCACTGACTGCTGCCTGAAGACCTACTCCCAGGTGGGCTTCCGGGGCTTCTACAGGGGGACCAGCCCAGCGCTGATCGCCAACATCGCCGAGAACTCCGTCCTCTTCATGTGCTACGGCTTCTGCCAGCAGGTGGTGCGGAAAGCGGTTGGATTAGACAAGCAGGCAAAGCTGAG TGACCTGCATAATGCGGCTGCCGGTTCCTTCGCCTCCGCGTTTGCTGCCCTGGTGCTCTGCCCCACTGAGCTTGTGAAGTGCCGGCTACAGACCATGTACGAAATGCAGATGTCGGGGAAGATAGCCAAAAGCCAGAA CACAGTTTGGTCTGTCGTGAAGAGTATCCTTAGGAAGGATGGCCCCTTGGGCTTCTACCATGGACTCTCGAGCACTTTACTTCGAGAAGTACCgggctatttcttcttcttcgGTGGCTATGAACTGAGCCGATCGTTTTTTGCATCTGGGAGATCAAAAGATGAACTAG GCCCTGTCCCTTTGATGTTAAGTGGTGGCGTTGGTGGAATCTGCCTCTGGCTTGCTGTATACCCAGTGGATTGTATAAAATCCAGAATTCAAGTTCTTTCCATGTCGGGGAAACAGGCAGGATTTCTCGGAACCTTTATAACTGTTGTGAGAAATGAAG GAATAATGGCCTTGTATTCTGGACTGAAACCTACTACGATCCGAGCGTTCCCTGCCAACGGGGCACTATTCTTGGCCTATGAATACAGCAGAAAGTTGCTGATGAGCCAGTTTGCAGCTTACTGA